In one Rhopalosiphum padi isolate XX-2018 chromosome 3, ASM2088224v1, whole genome shotgun sequence genomic region, the following are encoded:
- the LOC132927574 gene encoding alpha-ketoglutarate-dependent dioxygenase alkB homolog 7, mitochondrial, which translates to MFIMNLACKKFILNQLFSVPRLFHLSKLFRTSFSSIEHILNSVDKCEYVRYKFPNEIKIKNVVDTKRQQFNSSFTIIPDIVSVDEESRLIDEIEKSLKRLRYQHDHWDDAIHGYRETEIMTWKDQNNTNVMQRLRNRVFADESITEQMQRVHVLDLCDNGYVKPHIDSIRFCGNIIAGLSLLSDSVMRLADENYPDTYVVYALLPRRSLYIMKDTVRYQYTHEILSDGAPTVFSDKQIVRKRRVSIVMRNEPPVEAMK; encoded by the exons atgtttattatgaatttgGCTTGTAAAAAGTTTATTCTAAACCAACTTTTCTCTGTACCTCGTTTATTTCACTTGAGTAAATTGTTTAGAACATCATTTTCATCAAtcgaacatattttaaattctgttgATAAGTGTGAATATGTAAGATATAAATTtccaaatgaaataaaaattaaaaatgtagttgATACTAAACGACAACAATTTAATTCTTCATTTACCATTATACCAGACATTGTGTCTGTAGATGAAGAATCACGACTGATTGATGAAatagaaaagtcattaaaacgTTTACGCTATCAGCATGATCATTGGGAtgat GCCATACATGGATACAGGGAAACAGAAATTATGACATGGAAAGATCAAAACAATACAAACGTGATGCAAAGGCTCAGAAACAGAGTATTTGCTGATGAATCAATTACAGAACAAATGCAGAGAGTTCATGTACTTGATTTATGTGACAATGGTTATGTAAAACCACATATAGATAGTATACGA ttcTGTGGAAATATAATTGCTGGCTTAAGCTTACTGTCCGATTCTGTCATGCGTTTAGCTGATGAAAACTATCCAGACACCTATGTAGTTTATGCTCTGTTACCTCGtcgttcattatatattatgaa gGATACAGTTCGATACCAATATACACATGAAATATTAAGTGATGGTGCACCTACTGTGTTTAGTGATAAACAGATTGTACGGAAACGAAGAGTATCAATTGTAATGAGAAATGAGCCACCAGTTGAAGCaatgaaataa